In one window of Janthinobacterium sp. 1_2014MBL_MicDiv DNA:
- a CDS encoding XylR family transcriptional regulator, whose product MKMPTAHRIALLFNGNKIYDRDIIAGIAAYLNTTRVSWDLFLEEDFRCRLPGIEHWQGDGIIADFDDPAVCAALAHSNVPVVAVGSSYAREEDYPVGIPYVATDNLKIVKLAYDHLVEAGLTRFACFSLPEADVNRWAQERETAFCALMQRDHMRADVYRGLATSAPSWNEAVEQLIAWLNSLEKPVGIIAVSDARARQLLQACMHAGIAVPEQVALIGIDNDPLARMLTRIPLSSVIQGTEEMGRTAAHLLHQMLNGMRLSGTRILVPPAGLNVLASTRHQPFQHPQVMQARHFIRQYACQGIKTEQVADYVGVSRSSLEAHFRQELGRSVHDEILHFKLDAAKTLLAREPGQVAEVAVRCGFTTVQYMHAVFKRELGCTPREFQQRSRPPPACESAA is encoded by the coding sequence ATGAAGATGCCGACCGCGCACCGGATCGCGCTGCTGTTTAACGGTAATAAAATCTATGACCGCGACATCATCGCGGGCATCGCCGCCTACCTGAATACCACGCGCGTGTCCTGGGACCTGTTCCTGGAAGAGGATTTCCGCTGCCGCCTGCCCGGCATCGAGCACTGGCAGGGCGACGGCATCATCGCCGACTTCGACGATCCCGCCGTCTGCGCGGCGCTGGCGCACAGCAATGTGCCCGTGGTGGCCGTCGGCAGCTCGTATGCGCGCGAGGAAGACTACCCGGTCGGCATCCCGTACGTGGCGACCGACAACCTGAAAATCGTCAAGCTGGCCTACGACCACCTGGTCGAAGCGGGACTGACGCGCTTCGCCTGTTTCAGCCTGCCCGAGGCGGACGTCAACCGCTGGGCGCAAGAGCGAGAAACGGCGTTTTGCGCGCTGATGCAGCGCGACCACATGCGCGCCGACGTGTACCGTGGCCTGGCCACCAGCGCGCCCTCGTGGAACGAGGCGGTGGAGCAGCTGATCGCCTGGTTGAACAGCCTGGAAAAGCCCGTTGGCATCATCGCCGTCAGCGATGCGCGTGCGCGCCAACTGCTGCAGGCCTGCATGCATGCGGGGATCGCCGTGCCCGAGCAGGTGGCGCTGATCGGCATCGACAACGATCCGCTGGCGCGCATGCTCACGCGCATCCCCCTCAGTTCCGTGATCCAGGGCACGGAGGAAATGGGCCGCACGGCGGCGCACCTGCTGCACCAGATGCTCAATGGCATGCGCCTGTCCGGCACGCGCATCCTCGTGCCGCCGGCCGGCCTGAACGTGCTGGCGTCGACGCGCCACCAGCCTTTCCAGCACCCGCAGGTGATGCAGGCGCGCCATTTCATCCGCCAGTACGCCTGCCAGGGTATCAAGACGGAGCAGGTAGCCGATTACGTTGGCGTATCGCGCTCGTCGCTGGAAGCACACTTCCGGCAGGAGCTGGGACGCAGCGTGCATGACGAAATCCTGCATTTCAAGCTCGATGCGGCCAAGACCCTGCTGGCGCGCGAGCCGGGACAGGTGGCCGAGGTGGCCGTGCGCTGCGGCTTTACGACGGTGCAGTACATGCATGCCGTCTTCAAGCGCGAACTCGGCTGCACGCCGCGCGAATTCCAGCAGCGCAGCCGGCCCCCGCCTGCCTGCGAGTCCGCGGCGTGA
- the xylG gene encoding D-xylose ABC transporter ATP-binding protein, whose translation MSDYLLEMKGIVKQFGGVRALDGIDLQVRAGECIGLCGENGAGKSTLMKVLSGVYPHGSWDGEILWDGQPLRAGSIRDTESAGIIIIHQELMLVPQLSVAENIFMGREITLPGGRMHYAAMYQRADELLRELKIPELNVALPVMNYGGGHQQLVEIAKALNKNARLLILDEPSSSLTASEIAVLLDILRALKAKGVTCIYISHKLDEVAAICDTIVVIRDGKHIATTPMAQMNVERIIAQMVGREMSQLYPQRSAEKKAAIGEVLFEARHVSCIDADNPQRKRVDDVSFSLRRGEILGIAGLVGAGRTELVSALFGAYQGPCQAEVWLDGRRIDTSSPQKAIAMGLAMVPEDRKHHGIVPDLDVGQNITLAVLEEFARATRIDGEAELAAVRGEIAQLELKAASPSLPITSLSGGNQQKAVLAKMLLTRPRVLILDEPTRGVDVGAKYEIYKLMLALADQGVAIIMVSSELAEVLGVSDRVLVMGEGRLRGDFINEGLSQETVLAAALDQRPAPGANTDHKESAA comes from the coding sequence ATGTCCGACTATCTGCTTGAAATGAAAGGCATCGTCAAACAGTTTGGCGGTGTCCGCGCGCTCGACGGCATCGACCTGCAGGTGCGGGCCGGCGAATGCATCGGCCTGTGCGGCGAGAATGGCGCCGGCAAGTCGACCCTGATGAAGGTGCTGTCCGGCGTCTATCCGCATGGCAGCTGGGATGGCGAGATCCTGTGGGATGGCCAGCCGCTGCGCGCCGGATCGATCCGCGACACGGAAAGCGCCGGCATCATCATCATCCACCAGGAATTGATGCTGGTGCCGCAGCTGTCGGTAGCCGAGAATATCTTCATGGGCCGCGAGATCACCCTGCCCGGCGGGCGCATGCACTATGCGGCCATGTACCAGCGCGCCGACGAACTACTGCGCGAACTGAAGATTCCCGAACTGAACGTGGCGCTGCCCGTGATGAATTACGGCGGCGGCCACCAGCAGCTGGTGGAGATCGCCAAGGCGCTCAACAAGAATGCACGACTGCTGATCCTCGACGAGCCATCGTCGTCGCTGACGGCCTCGGAAATCGCCGTGCTGCTCGATATCCTGCGTGCCCTGAAAGCCAAGGGCGTCACCTGCATCTACATTTCGCACAAGCTCGATGAAGTGGCGGCCATCTGCGACACCATCGTCGTCATCCGCGACGGCAAGCATATCGCCACCACGCCCATGGCGCAGATGAATGTGGAGCGCATCATCGCGCAGATGGTGGGCCGCGAAATGAGCCAGCTGTATCCGCAGCGCTCGGCGGAGAAAAAGGCGGCGATTGGCGAGGTGCTGTTCGAGGCGCGCCACGTGAGCTGCATCGATGCCGATAATCCGCAGCGCAAGCGCGTCGACGATGTCTCGTTCAGCCTGCGCCGTGGCGAAATCCTCGGCATCGCCGGGCTGGTGGGGGCGGGGCGCACGGAACTCGTGTCGGCCCTGTTCGGCGCCTACCAGGGGCCTTGCCAGGCCGAAGTGTGGCTGGACGGGCGTCGTATCGACACCAGCTCGCCGCAAAAGGCCATCGCCATGGGACTGGCCATGGTGCCGGAAGACCGCAAGCACCACGGCATCGTGCCCGATCTCGACGTGGGGCAGAACATCACCCTGGCCGTGCTGGAGGAATTCGCGCGCGCCACGCGCATCGACGGCGAGGCGGAACTGGCGGCCGTGCGCGGCGAGATCGCGCAGCTGGAACTGAAGGCGGCCAGCCCGTCGCTGCCCATTACGAGCCTGTCGGGCGGCAACCAGCAAAAGGCCGTGCTGGCGAAGATGCTGCTGACGCGTCCGCGCGTGCTGATCCTCGACGAGCCCACGCGCGGCGTCGACGTGGGCGCCAAATATGAAATCTACAAATTGATGCTGGCGCTGGCCGACCAGGGCGTGGCCATCATCATGGTCTCGTCGGAGCTGGCCGAAGTGCTGGGCGTGTCCGACCGCGTGCTGGTGATGGGCGAAGGCCGGTTGCGCGGCGACTTTATCAACGAGGGCCTGAGCCAGGAAACCGTGCTGGCAGCGGCGCTGGACCAGCGTCCGGCGCCAGGCGCCAATACCGACCACAAGGAATCTGCCGCATGA
- the xylF gene encoding D-xylose ABC transporter substrate-binding protein: protein MTAMLALSSSAALADAKNPKIGFSIDDLRVERWTRDRDFFIAAAEKQGAKVFVQSADASEQRQISQIENLISRGVDVLVIVPFNATVLNNTVKEAKKAGIKVLSYDRLILNADIDAYISFDNEKVGEMQAEGVVKLQPKGNYYLLGGAPTDNNAKMLREGQLKVLKPYIDKGDIKVVGQQWVKDWSASEALSIVENALTANNNKIDAIVASNDGTAGGAIQALAAQKLAGKVPVSGQDADLAAVKRVIAGTQAMTVYKPLKTIAAEAARLAVQLARNEKPAYNSSYDNGLKKVSTVLLKPTPLTKANVNILVDDGFYTKAQLGN from the coding sequence ATGACCGCCATGCTGGCGTTGAGCAGCAGCGCCGCCCTGGCCGATGCGAAAAACCCGAAGATCGGCTTTTCCATCGACGATTTGCGCGTTGAGCGCTGGACGCGCGACCGCGATTTCTTCATCGCCGCCGCCGAAAAGCAGGGCGCCAAGGTCTTCGTGCAGTCGGCCGACGCCAGCGAGCAGCGCCAGATTTCGCAGATCGAAAACCTGATTTCGCGCGGCGTGGACGTGCTGGTGATCGTGCCGTTCAACGCCACGGTCCTCAACAACACCGTCAAGGAAGCAAAGAAGGCCGGCATCAAGGTGCTGTCGTATGACCGCCTGATCCTGAACGCCGATATCGACGCGTACATCTCGTTCGATAACGAGAAAGTGGGCGAAATGCAGGCCGAGGGCGTCGTCAAGCTGCAGCCGAAGGGCAATTACTACCTGCTGGGCGGCGCGCCGACGGACAACAATGCCAAGATGCTGCGCGAAGGCCAGCTGAAGGTCTTGAAGCCGTATATCGACAAGGGCGACATCAAGGTCGTCGGCCAGCAGTGGGTGAAGGACTGGAGCGCGTCGGAAGCGCTGTCCATCGTGGAAAACGCGCTGACGGCCAATAACAACAAGATCGACGCCATCGTCGCCTCGAACGACGGCACGGCCGGCGGCGCCATCCAGGCGCTGGCCGCGCAAAAACTGGCCGGCAAGGTACCGGTTTCGGGCCAGGATGCCGACCTGGCGGCGGTGAAACGCGTCATCGCCGGCACGCAGGCGATGACCGTCTACAAGCCGCTGAAAACCATCGCCGCCGAAGCGGCCAGGCTGGCCGTGCAACTGGCGCGCAATGAAAAGCCGGCCTACAACTCGAGCTATGACAACGGCCTGAAAAAAGTCAGCACCGTGCTGCTGAAACCGACGCCGCTGACCAAGGCGAACGTAAACATTCTCGTCGATGACGGCTTCTATACCAAGGCGCAGCTGGGTAACTGA
- a CDS encoding sugar ABC transporter permease, with amino-acid sequence MKPHSIKQLFTQYKMLALLIAVALIWAFFSWKTEGSFLTPRNLSNLLRQMSVTGILACGMVLVIIAGEIDLSIGSLLGLLGGIAAVLDVTQHWPLALNLAAVLGCGLVIGLLNGYLTAYRGIPSFIVGLGGMLAYRGILLGITGGITIAPVSEPLVYLGQGYLPVVPGIALGIGLFLLAAFLTWRARAGRARHGLPQTAAWMDGLRLAVIGAVLYAFVQTLNGYEGIPLPVLLLLALLGLFSYITSQTVFGRRIYAVGSNMEATRLSGINVKAVKLWIFGIMGLMCALAGLINTGRLAAGSPSAGTFSELDAIAACFIGGTSMRGGSGTVYGALIGALVMASLDNGMSMLDVDTYWQMIVKGSILTLAVWVDVSTRAGRR; translated from the coding sequence ATGAAACCGCACAGTATCAAACAGCTGTTCACCCAATACAAGATGCTGGCCCTGCTGATCGCGGTCGCCCTGATCTGGGCCTTCTTTTCGTGGAAGACGGAGGGCAGTTTCCTCACGCCGCGCAACCTGTCGAACCTGCTGCGCCAGATGTCCGTCACCGGCATCCTCGCCTGTGGCATGGTGCTGGTGATTATCGCCGGCGAGATCGACCTGTCGATCGGCTCCCTGCTGGGGCTGTTGGGCGGCATCGCCGCCGTGCTGGACGTGACGCAGCACTGGCCGCTGGCGCTGAACCTGGCGGCGGTTCTCGGCTGCGGCCTGGTGATTGGCCTGCTCAACGGCTATCTGACGGCGTACCGCGGCATTCCGTCCTTCATCGTCGGCCTGGGCGGCATGCTCGCGTATCGCGGCATCCTGCTCGGCATCACGGGTGGCATCACGATCGCGCCCGTCTCCGAACCATTGGTGTACCTGGGACAGGGCTACCTGCCCGTGGTGCCCGGCATCGCGCTCGGCATCGGCCTGTTTCTGCTGGCCGCCTTCCTGACGTGGCGCGCGCGCGCCGGCCGCGCGCGGCATGGCTTGCCGCAGACGGCGGCGTGGATGGACGGCCTGCGCCTGGCCGTCATCGGCGCTGTGCTGTACGCCTTCGTGCAGACCCTGAATGGCTACGAGGGCATCCCGCTGCCGGTGCTGCTGTTGCTGGCGCTGCTGGGCCTGTTCAGCTACATCACCAGCCAGACCGTGTTCGGCCGCCGCATCTACGCCGTGGGCAGCAATATGGAGGCGACGCGCCTGTCCGGCATCAATGTGAAGGCCGTCAAGCTGTGGATCTTCGGCATCATGGGGCTGATGTGCGCACTGGCGGGCCTGATCAACACGGGCCGCCTGGCGGCCGGCTCGCCCTCGGCCGGCACCTTCAGCGAACTCGATGCCATCGCCGCCTGCTTCATCGGCGGCACTTCGATGCGCGGCGGCTCGGGCACGGTGTACGGCGCCCTGATCGGCGCCCTGGTGATGGCCAGCCTCGATAACGGCATGTCCATGCTGGACGTGGACACCTACTGGCAGATGATCGTGAAAGGCAGTATCCTCACCCTGGCCGTGTGGGTCGACGTCAGCACGCGTGCCGGACGCCGCTAA
- a CDS encoding IlvD/Edd family dehydratase, translated as MSTSSHRQARRFRSQDWFDNPDHIDMTALYLERFMNYGITAEELRSGRPIIGIAQSGSDISPCNRIHLELSQRVRDGIRDAGGIPMEFPLHPIFENCRRPTAALDRNLAYLGLVEILHGYPIDAVVLTTGCDKTTPAQLMAAATVDIPAIVLSGGPMLDGWMDGELVGSGAAIWKGRRQLSAGLIDNDKFLQIAAASAPSAGHCNTMGTASTMNALAEALGMSLTGCSAIPAPYRERGQIAYETGRRIVGMAHDDVRPSSILTRAAFLDAIIVNAAIGGSTNAQPHLMAMARHAGVELHSSDWMEHGYDVPLLLNMQPAGKYLGERFHRAGGVPAVMWELLQAGLLHAERPTVTGQSMAANLAGRESADREMIRPFAAPLKDKAGFMALRGNLFDFAIMKTSVISPQFRERYLSRAGSEGVFEARAIVFDGSADYHARINDPALAIDDGCMLVMRGAGPVGWPGSAEVVNMQPPDALLKAGILNLPTLGDGRQSGTSDSPSILNASPESAVGGGLALLRTGDIIRVDLTAGRCDMLVDSVELARRAQELLPPINDSATPWQELYRASVGQLETGACMELALKYRAVGQTLPRHNH; from the coding sequence ATGAGTACCTCCAGCCATCGCCAGGCGCGGCGCTTCCGTTCGCAGGACTGGTTCGACAATCCCGACCACATCGACATGACGGCGCTGTACCTCGAGCGCTTCATGAACTACGGCATCACGGCCGAGGAGCTGCGTTCGGGCCGGCCCATCATCGGCATCGCGCAAAGCGGCAGCGATATCAGCCCCTGCAACCGCATACACCTGGAGCTGTCGCAGCGCGTGCGCGACGGCATCCGCGACGCGGGCGGCATCCCGATGGAATTCCCGCTGCACCCGATCTTCGAAAACTGCCGCCGTCCCACGGCCGCGCTGGACCGCAACCTGGCGTACCTGGGCCTGGTGGAAATCCTGCACGGCTATCCGATCGACGCCGTGGTGCTGACGACGGGCTGCGACAAGACGACGCCGGCCCAGCTGATGGCCGCCGCCACGGTGGACATCCCCGCCATCGTGCTGTCGGGCGGTCCCATGCTCGATGGCTGGATGGACGGCGAACTGGTGGGATCGGGCGCCGCCATCTGGAAGGGCCGCCGCCAGCTCTCTGCGGGCTTGATCGACAATGACAAATTCCTGCAGATCGCCGCGGCCTCGGCGCCATCGGCCGGTCACTGCAACACCATGGGCACGGCATCGACCATGAATGCGCTGGCCGAGGCCCTGGGCATGTCGCTGACAGGTTGTTCGGCCATCCCCGCGCCGTACCGCGAACGGGGCCAGATCGCCTATGAAACGGGGCGCCGCATCGTCGGCATGGCGCATGACGACGTGCGCCCGTCGAGCATCCTCACGCGTGCAGCGTTTTTGGACGCGATCATCGTCAACGCCGCCATTGGCGGCTCCACCAACGCCCAGCCGCACCTGATGGCCATGGCCCGCCACGCCGGCGTGGAACTGCATTCGAGCGACTGGATGGAACATGGCTACGACGTGCCGCTGCTGCTGAACATGCAGCCTGCGGGGAAATACCTGGGCGAACGCTTCCACCGCGCCGGCGGCGTGCCTGCCGTGATGTGGGAGCTGCTCCAGGCGGGTTTGCTGCACGCCGAGCGTCCCACTGTCACGGGGCAGAGCATGGCGGCCAACCTGGCCGGGCGCGAAAGCGCGGACCGCGAGATGATCCGCCCGTTTGCCGCCCCGCTGAAGGACAAGGCCGGTTTCATGGCGCTGCGGGGCAACCTGTTCGATTTCGCCATCATGAAGACCAGCGTGATCTCGCCGCAGTTCCGCGAGCGTTACCTGTCGCGTGCCGGCAGCGAAGGCGTGTTCGAGGCGCGCGCCATCGTCTTCGACGGTTCGGCCGACTATCACGCGCGCATCAACGATCCGGCTCTCGCCATCGACGACGGCTGCATGCTGGTCATGCGCGGTGCCGGTCCTGTCGGTTGGCCCGGCTCGGCCGAAGTGGTCAACATGCAGCCGCCAGACGCGCTGCTCAAGGCGGGCATCCTGAATTTGCCGACCCTCGGCGACGGGCGCCAGTCGGGTACTTCGGACAGCCCCTCGATCCTGAACGCCTCGCCGGAAAGCGCGGTGGGCGGTGGCCTGGCGCTGCTGCGCACGGGCGACATCATCCGCGTCGATTTGACTGCGGGCCGCTGCGACATGCTGGTCGACAGCGTTGAGCTGGCGCGCCGCGCCCAGGAGCTGCTGCCGCCGATCAACGACAGCGCCACGCCGTGGCAGGAGCTCTACCGCGCCAGCGTGGGCCAGCTGGAAACGGGGGCCTGCATGGAGCTGGCGCTGAAATACCGCGCCGTGGGGCAGACGCTGCCACGCCACAATCACTAG
- a CDS encoding SDR family NAD(P)-dependent oxidoreductase gives MQHATYPSLARQRVVITGGGTGIGVAIVEAFARQGAHVTFLDIASEPSRALEEKLAHLPHPPRFRYCDLTDLGALAATFAEIEHASGATDILINNAANDDRHQLQDVTPAYWDERIAVNLRHQYFCAQAVAPAMRAKGSGVILNLGSISWHLAQANLSIYMTAKAGIEGLTRGLARDLGVHGIRVNCIIPGAVRTPRQEKLWHTPEAEAVILQGQCLQARVEPHDVAALALFLASDNAAKCAGREYYVDAGWYGA, from the coding sequence ATGCAGCATGCAACCTATCCCAGCCTGGCCAGGCAGCGCGTCGTCATCACGGGCGGCGGCACCGGCATCGGCGTGGCCATCGTCGAAGCGTTCGCGCGCCAGGGCGCCCATGTCACCTTTCTCGACATCGCCAGCGAACCTTCGCGCGCGCTGGAAGAAAAACTGGCGCACCTGCCGCATCCGCCGCGCTTCCGCTACTGCGACCTGACGGACCTGGGGGCGCTGGCCGCCACCTTCGCCGAGATCGAACACGCCAGCGGCGCCACCGATATCCTCATCAACAACGCGGCCAATGACGACCGCCACCAACTGCAGGACGTCACGCCCGCCTACTGGGACGAGCGCATCGCCGTCAACCTGCGCCACCAGTATTTCTGCGCGCAGGCGGTGGCGCCTGCCATGCGCGCCAAGGGCAGCGGCGTGATCCTGAACCTGGGCTCGATTTCCTGGCACCTGGCGCAGGCGAACCTGTCGATCTACATGACGGCGAAAGCCGGCATCGAAGGCTTGACGCGCGGCCTGGCACGTGACCTGGGCGTGCACGGCATCCGCGTCAACTGCATCATTCCCGGCGCCGTGCGCACGCCGCGCCAGGAAAAGCTCTGGCACACGCCGGAAGCGGAAGCCGTGATCCTGCAGGGGCAGTGCCTGCAGGCGCGCGTCGAGCCGCACGACGTGGCGGCGCTGGCACTGTTCCTGGCTTCGGATAACGCCGCCAAGTGCGCGGGGCGCGAATACTATGTCGATGCGGGCTGGTACGGCGCATGA
- the chvE gene encoding multiple monosaccharide ABC transporter substrate-binding protein, with protein MSGMAIVPTASAADKGAIGISMPTKSSMRWIADGDNMVKVFKERGYKTDLQFADDDIPNQLAQVENMITKGAKVLVIAAIDGTTLSNVLQKAADKGIKVISYDRLIRGTKNIDYYATFDNFQVGVLQAAYIENALGLKQGKGPFNIELFGGSADDNNAHFFYNGALSVLKPYIDSGKLVVRSKQMGMDKVATLRWDGAVAQARMDNLLSAYYGNARVDAVLSPYDGLSIGILSSLKGVGYGTPKQPFPVVTGQDAEIPSVKSIIRGEQSSTVFKDTRELAKVTANMVDAMMSGKTPTVNDTKTYNNGIKVVPSFLLKPVTVDKANWKQVLVTGSGYYTEAQVK; from the coding sequence ATGTCCGGCATGGCAATCGTGCCGACGGCAAGTGCCGCCGACAAGGGCGCCATCGGCATTTCGATGCCGACCAAATCCTCGATGCGCTGGATCGCCGACGGCGACAACATGGTCAAGGTATTCAAGGAGCGCGGCTACAAGACCGACCTGCAGTTTGCCGACGACGATATCCCGAACCAGCTGGCGCAAGTGGAAAACATGATCACCAAGGGCGCCAAGGTGCTGGTGATCGCCGCCATCGACGGCACCACCCTGTCGAACGTGCTGCAAAAGGCGGCCGACAAGGGCATCAAGGTGATCTCGTATGACCGCCTGATCCGCGGCACGAAGAACATCGATTACTACGCCACCTTCGACAACTTCCAGGTCGGCGTGCTGCAGGCGGCCTACATCGAGAATGCGCTGGGCCTGAAACAGGGCAAGGGCCCGTTCAACATCGAACTGTTCGGCGGCTCGGCCGACGACAATAACGCGCATTTCTTCTACAACGGCGCGCTGTCGGTGCTCAAGCCGTATATCGACAGCGGCAAGCTGGTGGTGCGCTCGAAGCAGATGGGCATGGACAAGGTGGCGACCCTGCGCTGGGATGGCGCCGTGGCGCAGGCGCGCATGGATAACCTGCTCAGCGCCTATTACGGCAATGCGCGCGTCGATGCCGTGCTGTCGCCATATGACGGCTTGAGCATCGGCATCCTGTCGTCGCTGAAGGGCGTCGGCTACGGCACGCCGAAGCAGCCCTTCCCCGTCGTGACCGGCCAGGATGCCGAAATCCCGTCCGTCAAATCGATCATCCGCGGCGAACAATCCTCGACCGTGTTCAAGGATACGCGCGAGCTGGCCAAGGTGACGGCCAACATGGTCGACGCGATGATGAGCGGTAAAACGCCCACCGTCAACGATACCAAGACCTATAACAATGGCATCAAGGTGGTGCCATCGTTCCTGTTGAAACCGGTCACCGTCGACAAGGCGAACTGGAAGCAGGTACTGGTCACGGGCAGCGGCTACTACACCGAAGCGCAGGTGAAATAA
- a CDS encoding fumarylacetoacetate hydrolase family protein — protein MLPISPASLLPADLAQATLIGRIWRDGPCVVAVRGGEVVDITPTAATVAGLFERDDALDIARHAPGIALGPVQDLLEQALRVAPGAQPLLLAPCDLQAVKACGVTFAVSLLERVIEEQAGGDAARAASLRTALQATLGSDLSALRPGSEAAQRLKQQLQQRGAWSQYMEVGIGPDAEVFTKAQAMSSVGCGAQVGLLPSSAWNNPEPEIVLAVNSRGQVLGATLGNDVNLRDIEGRSALLLGKAKDNNGSCAIGPFIRLFDEGFTLDTVRQAEVSLLIEGADDGFVLEGASFMREISRDPLDLVRQTAGQYHQYPDGFMLFLGTMFSPVQDRDVQGGGFTHHLGDRVTIASASLGALVNEVQRCDAIPPWTFGVRALYQSLAQRGLA, from the coding sequence ATGCTGCCGATTTCCCCCGCCTCCCTGCTGCCTGCCGACCTTGCGCAAGCCACCCTGATCGGCCGCATCTGGCGCGATGGTCCCTGCGTCGTTGCCGTGCGCGGCGGCGAGGTGGTCGACATCACGCCAACGGCGGCAACGGTGGCCGGGCTGTTCGAGCGCGACGATGCGCTCGACATCGCCCGCCATGCACCCGGTATCGCGCTCGGCCCCGTGCAGGATTTGCTGGAACAGGCGCTGCGGGTGGCCCCTGGTGCGCAGCCGCTGCTGCTGGCGCCATGCGACCTGCAAGCCGTCAAGGCCTGCGGCGTGACGTTCGCCGTCAGCCTGCTCGAGCGCGTGATCGAAGAACAGGCAGGCGGCGATGCGGCGCGTGCCGCCAGCCTGCGCACGGCGCTGCAAGCCACCCTGGGCAGCGACCTGTCCGCGCTGCGTCCCGGTTCGGAGGCGGCGCAGCGATTGAAGCAGCAATTGCAGCAGCGCGGCGCGTGGTCGCAATACATGGAAGTGGGCATCGGCCCCGATGCGGAGGTATTCACCAAGGCGCAAGCCATGTCGTCCGTCGGCTGCGGCGCGCAGGTGGGCTTGCTGCCGTCGTCCGCCTGGAACAATCCGGAGCCGGAGATCGTCCTGGCCGTCAACAGCCGCGGCCAGGTGCTGGGAGCGACCTTGGGCAACGACGTCAACCTGCGCGATATCGAAGGGCGCAGCGCGCTCCTGCTGGGCAAGGCCAAGGATAACAACGGTTCCTGCGCCATCGGCCCCTTCATTCGCCTGTTCGACGAAGGCTTCACGCTCGATACCGTGCGCCAGGCGGAAGTGTCGTTGCTGATCGAGGGCGCGGACGACGGCTTTGTACTCGAAGGCGCCAGCTTCATGCGCGAGATCAGCCGCGACCCGCTGGACCTGGTACGCCAGACGGCGGGCCAGTATCACCAGTATCCGGACGGCTTCATGCTGTTTTTGGGCACCATGTTCTCGCCCGTGCAGGACCGCGACGTGCAGGGCGGCGGCTTCACGCACCACCTGGGCGACAGGGTCACCATCGCCAGCGCCTCGCTCGGCGCGCTGGTCAACGAAGTGCAGCGCTGCGACGCCATTCCCCCCTGGACGTTTGGCGTGCGCGCGCTGTACCAGAGCCTGGCCCAACGCGGCCTTGCCTGA